A region from the Pseudomonas sp. P8_229 genome encodes:
- a CDS encoding UDP-N-acetylmuramoyl-tripeptide--D-alanyl-D-alanine ligase, with protein sequence MLKALTLSELINVLDARLISSDASFDGVSIDSRAIKPGQLFIALTGPRFDGHDYLNDVAGKGAVAALVEREVPDSTLPQLLVKDTRQALGQLGALNRAAFSRPVAAITGSSGKTTVKEMLASILRTRGAVLATRGNLNNDLGAPLTLLELAPEHTAAVIELGASRLGEIAYTVGLTKPHVAILNNAGTAHVGEFGGPEKIVEAKGEIIDGLAADGVAVLNLDDKAFGIWKARAGARKVLTFSLSNPQADFYASDLSSDARGCPAFNLHTPEGVEHVQLNLLGTHNVANAMAAAAAAHALGVSLFGIATGLGAVQPVKGRTVAQLAQNGMRVIDDTYNANPTSMCAAVDILAGFSGRTVLVLGDIGELGDWAEQGHRDVGEYARGKVSALYAVGPNMVHAVNAFGKEAHHFGTQAELIQALDAEQDTNTTILIKGSRSAAMENIVAALCGSSLEKH encoded by the coding sequence ATGCTTAAGGCCCTGACATTGAGCGAACTGATCAACGTGCTCGACGCGCGTCTGATCAGCAGCGATGCAAGTTTCGACGGCGTCAGCATCGACAGCCGTGCGATCAAGCCAGGTCAGCTGTTTATTGCCCTGACCGGTCCGCGTTTTGACGGTCATGATTACCTGAACGACGTTGCCGGCAAAGGCGCCGTCGCGGCGCTGGTCGAGCGCGAAGTGCCCGACAGCACCTTGCCGCAACTGCTGGTCAAGGACACCCGTCAGGCCCTTGGCCAGTTGGGTGCGTTGAATCGTGCCGCGTTCAGTCGGCCGGTCGCTGCCATCACCGGTTCCAGCGGCAAGACCACGGTCAAGGAGATGCTCGCGAGCATCCTGCGCACCCGCGGTGCCGTGCTCGCCACGCGCGGCAACCTGAACAACGATCTGGGCGCACCGCTGACCCTGCTCGAACTGGCCCCGGAACATACGGCGGCCGTGATCGAACTGGGCGCCTCGCGCCTGGGTGAAATCGCCTACACCGTAGGGCTGACCAAACCGCACGTGGCGATTCTGAACAATGCCGGCACCGCGCACGTCGGTGAATTCGGCGGTCCGGAAAAAATCGTCGAAGCCAAAGGCGAGATCATCGACGGTCTGGCGGCGGATGGCGTTGCCGTGCTCAACCTCGATGACAAGGCCTTCGGTATCTGGAAGGCTCGCGCCGGTGCACGCAAGGTGCTGACCTTCTCTCTGAGCAACCCTCAGGCAGACTTCTACGCCAGCGACCTTAGCTCCGATGCCCGTGGTTGCCCGGCCTTCAACCTGCATACACCTGAAGGTGTCGAGCATGTTCAGTTGAACCTGCTCGGCACACACAACGTCGCCAATGCCATGGCCGCCGCCGCTGCCGCTCACGCCCTGGGCGTGTCGCTGTTCGGCATTGCCACCGGGCTTGGCGCCGTGCAACCGGTCAAGGGGCGTACCGTCGCGCAACTGGCGCAGAACGGCATGCGCGTGATCGATGACACTTACAACGCAAACCCCACCTCCATGTGCGCTGCCGTTGATATACTCGCCGGCTTTTCCGGCCGCACCGTCCTGGTGCTCGGAGATATCGGCGAGTTGGGCGACTGGGCGGAGCAGGGGCACCGCGACGTGGGCGAGTACGCCCGGGGCAAGGTTTCCGCGCTTTACGCGGTCGGACCGAACATGGTTCACGCCGTAAACGCATTCGGTAAAGAGGCGCATCACTTCGGTACGCAAGCCGAACTGATCCAGGCCCTCGATGCCGAGCAGGACACAAACACCACCATTTTGATCAAGGGTTCGCGCAGTGCAGCGATGGAAAACATCGTTGCGGCTCTGTGCGGGTCCAGTCTGGAGAAACATTAA
- a CDS encoding UDP-N-acetylmuramoyl-L-alanyl-D-glutamate--2,6-diaminopimelate ligase, which produces MSLSLNKIFPHAGHDLLIRELALDSRNVRAGDLFLAVPGGKFDGRAHIADALQRGAAAVAYEVEGATVLPITEVPLIPVKGLAAQLSDIAGRFYGEPSRHLNLIGVTGTNGKTSVTQLVAQALDLLGQHCGIVGTLGSGFYGALESGLHTTPNPIAVQATLADLKKAGAKAVAMEVSSHGLDQGRVTALAFDVAVMTNLSRDHLDYHGTMEAYAEAKAKLFAWSDLKCRVVNLDDDFGRQLAAEKRESRLISYSLLDSSAYLYVREAQFDDHGVRATLVTPQGEHHLRSTLLGRFNLSNVLAAVGALLGLDYALDEILKVLPKLEGPAGRMQRLGGGTQPLVVVDYAHTPDALEKVLSALRPHVKGQLLCLFGCGGDRDRGKRPLMAEVVERLADRVLVTDDNPRTEDPAVIFDDIRAGFTAVDKVTFVAGRGQAIAQLIAGASADDVIVLAGKGHEDYQEINGERHAFSDLVEADHALTAWEVAHA; this is translated from the coding sequence ATGTCATTAAGTCTGAACAAGATATTCCCCCACGCCGGCCACGATCTGTTGATCCGTGAATTGGCGCTGGACAGCCGTAACGTACGCGCGGGTGATTTGTTCCTCGCCGTGCCTGGCGGCAAGTTCGATGGCCGTGCGCACATCGCCGATGCCTTGCAGCGCGGCGCGGCAGCGGTTGCCTATGAAGTGGAAGGCGCCACCGTGCTGCCGATCACTGAAGTGCCGTTGATTCCGGTCAAGGGGCTGGCTGCGCAGTTGTCCGACATTGCCGGGCGTTTTTATGGCGAGCCAAGCCGTCACCTGAACCTGATCGGCGTCACTGGCACCAACGGTAAAACCAGCGTGACCCAATTGGTTGCGCAGGCGCTGGATCTGCTCGGTCAGCATTGCGGCATCGTCGGTACCTTGGGTTCCGGCTTCTACGGCGCGCTGGAAAGCGGCCTGCACACCACACCGAACCCGATTGCCGTGCAAGCGACCCTGGCCGACCTGAAAAAGGCCGGGGCCAAAGCAGTGGCCATGGAAGTTTCTTCCCACGGTCTGGATCAGGGCCGGGTCACCGCGTTGGCGTTCGACGTGGCGGTGATGACCAACCTGTCCCGCGATCACCTGGATTATCACGGCACCATGGAGGCGTACGCCGAGGCCAAGGCCAAGCTGTTCGCCTGGAGTGACTTGAAGTGCCGCGTGGTCAATCTCGACGACGATTTCGGTCGGCAACTGGCCGCCGAAAAACGTGAGTCGCGTTTGATCAGCTACAGCCTGCTCGACAGCAGCGCCTATCTGTATGTCCGCGAAGCGCAGTTCGATGATCACGGCGTGCGCGCTACGCTGGTGACGCCGCAGGGCGAGCACCATTTGCGCAGCACACTGCTCGGCCGCTTCAATCTGAGCAACGTGCTGGCGGCAGTTGGTGCCTTGCTCGGTCTGGACTATGCCCTCGACGAAATTCTCAAGGTGCTGCCGAAACTCGAAGGCCCGGCCGGGCGCATGCAGCGTCTGGGCGGCGGTACTCAGCCATTGGTGGTGGTCGATTACGCCCACACCCCGGACGCGCTGGAAAAAGTCCTGAGCGCGCTGCGTCCTCACGTCAAAGGCCAGTTGCTGTGCCTGTTCGGTTGCGGTGGTGATCGCGATCGCGGCAAGCGTCCGCTGATGGCCGAAGTGGTCGAGCGTCTGGCTGACCGCGTGCTGGTCACCGATGACAACCCACGCACCGAAGACCCTGCGGTGATTTTTGATGACATCCGCGCAGGCTTCACCGCTGTGGATAAAGTCACCTTTGTTGCCGGCCGTGGTCAGGCCATTGCCCAGCTGATTGCTGGCGCCTCGGCGGATGACGTGATTGTCCTGGCCGGTAAAGGTCACGAGGACTATCAGGAAATCAACGGTGAGCGCCACGCGTTCTCCGATCTGGTCGAAGCCGATCATGCTCTCACTGCATGGGAGGTGGCCCATGCTTAA
- a CDS encoding peptidoglycan D,D-transpeptidase FtsI family protein: MKLEGALFPWRFRLMVALLGVMVAAICWRIIDLQVVDRDFLKGQGDARSLRHIPIPAHRGLITDRNGEPLAVSTPVTTLWANAKEMQTAKEKWPALAAALGQDPKALAERLEAQANKEFIYLVRGLTPEQGQTVLDLKVPGVYGIEEFRRFYPAGEVTAHMVGFTDIDDHGREGVELAYDEWLAGVPGKRQVIKDRRGRLIKDVQVTKNAKAGKPLALSIDLRLQYLANRELRNAIIENGAKAGSLVIMDVKTGEILAMVNQPTYNPNNRRNLQPAMMRNRAMIDVFEPGSTMKAISMSAAIESGRWKPTDTVEVYPGTLQIGKYTIKDVSKSEGPVLDMTGILINSSNVGMSKVAFDIGGETIYRLAQKVGLGQDTGLGFPGERVGNLPNYRDWRKAETATLSYGYGISVTAIQLVHAFSALANNGRLAPLTLIKTDKPPQTTQVLPEAVAKTMQGMLTQVIEAPRGVFRAQVPAYHVAGKSGTARKTSVGTKGYAENSYRSLFAGFGPMSDPRYAIVVVIDEPSKAGYFGGLVSAPVFSRVMSGTLRLMNVTPDNLPTTQQANATPAVPLKANGGRG, encoded by the coding sequence ATGAAACTCGAAGGGGCACTTTTCCCGTGGCGCTTCCGTTTGATGGTGGCACTGCTCGGTGTCATGGTCGCGGCGATCTGCTGGCGCATCATTGACCTGCAAGTGGTTGACCGGGACTTCCTCAAGGGGCAGGGCGACGCCCGCAGTCTCCGTCACATTCCGATTCCGGCTCACCGTGGTCTGATCACTGACCGTAACGGCGAGCCTTTGGCCGTGAGTACCCCGGTGACCACCCTGTGGGCCAACGCCAAGGAAATGCAGACCGCCAAAGAGAAGTGGCCGGCATTGGCGGCAGCGCTGGGGCAGGATCCGAAAGCCTTGGCCGAACGCCTTGAGGCCCAGGCCAACAAGGAATTCATTTATCTGGTGCGCGGGTTGACCCCCGAGCAAGGCCAGACCGTGCTCGACCTGAAAGTGCCGGGCGTCTACGGCATCGAAGAGTTCCGCCGCTTCTATCCGGCCGGTGAAGTCACCGCGCACATGGTCGGCTTTACCGACATCGACGATCACGGACGCGAAGGTGTCGAGCTGGCCTACGACGAATGGCTGGCCGGGGTGCCGGGCAAACGGCAGGTCATCAAGGATCGGCGCGGTCGGCTGATCAAGGATGTCCAGGTCACCAAGAACGCCAAGGCCGGCAAGCCCTTGGCGTTGTCGATTGACCTGCGTCTGCAATACCTGGCCAACCGCGAGCTGCGCAACGCGATCATCGAGAACGGCGCCAAGGCCGGCAGCCTGGTGATCATGGACGTGAAGACCGGCGAGATTCTCGCCATGGTCAACCAGCCGACCTACAACCCGAACAACCGTCGCAACCTGCAACCGGCGATGATGCGTAACCGCGCGATGATCGACGTGTTCGAACCGGGTTCGACCATGAAAGCGATCTCGATGAGCGCGGCCATCGAGTCCGGGCGCTGGAAACCGACCGACACCGTCGAGGTGTATCCGGGCACGCTGCAGATCGGTAAATACACGATCAAGGACGTTTCCAAGAGCGAAGGTCCGGTGCTGGACATGACCGGTATTCTGATCAATTCCAGTAACGTCGGCATGAGTAAGGTCGCGTTCGATATCGGCGGTGAAACCATTTACCGTCTCGCGCAGAAAGTCGGTCTGGGCCAGGACACCGGCCTCGGCTTCCCGGGCGAGCGTGTCGGCAACCTGCCGAACTACCGCGACTGGCGCAAGGCTGAAACCGCGACGCTGTCGTACGGTTACGGTATTTCCGTGACCGCGATCCAGCTGGTGCATGCATTCTCGGCGTTGGCCAACAACGGTCGTCTCGCACCGCTGACCCTGATCAAAACCGACAAGCCGCCGCAGACCACTCAGGTCTTGCCGGAAGCCGTGGCGAAAACCATGCAGGGCATGCTCACCCAAGTGATCGAAGCACCGCGCGGCGTGTTCCGTGCGCAGGTGCCGGCGTATCACGTGGCCGGCAAGTCCGGTACTGCACGTAAAACCTCGGTGGGCACCAAGGGCTACGCCGAAAACTCCTACCGCTCGCTGTTCGCCGGTTTCGGCCCGATGAGCGATCCGCGTTACGCCATCGTGGTGGTGATCGATGAACCGTCCAAGGCCGGTTACTTCGGTGGTCTGGTTTCGGCGCCGGTGTTCAGCCGTGTGATGTCCGGCACCCTGCGTCTGATGAACGTGACGCCGGACAACCTGCCGACCACCCAACAGGCCAACGCTACGCCGGCCGTTCCGCTGAAAGCCAATGGAGGGCGCGGCTGA
- the ftsL gene encoding cell division protein FtsL, giving the protein MSKLFAKPLPGGSFFMLLLFIGVLVSAIGVSYSAHWNRQLLNTLYNELSVRDKAQAEWGRLILEQSTWTAHSRIEVLATEQLKMHIPGAADVKMVAP; this is encoded by the coding sequence GTGAGCAAGCTTTTCGCCAAGCCTCTGCCGGGCGGCAGCTTTTTCATGCTGCTGCTGTTTATCGGCGTGCTCGTGTCGGCCATCGGCGTGTCTTACAGCGCGCACTGGAACCGGCAGTTGCTCAACACCCTTTACAACGAACTCAGCGTGCGCGACAAGGCGCAGGCCGAGTGGGGGCGCCTGATTCTCGAGCAAAGCACCTGGACCGCGCACAGTCGGATCGAAGTGCTGGCCACCGAACAATTGAAAATGCACATCCCGGGCGCGGCTGACGTGAAGATGGTGGCGCCATGA
- the rsmH gene encoding 16S rRNA (cytosine(1402)-N(4))-methyltransferase RsmH, with protein sequence MTIDSGFNHITVLLDEAVEALAVRPDGCYLDGTFGRGGHSRLILSQLGPDGRLIGFDKDPQAIATGQTLAAEDGRFVVVQRSFAELGSEVSERGLAGKVSGILLDLGVSSPQLDDAERGFSFLNDGPLDMRMDPSRGISAAEFVNTAPVEEIARVFKEYGEERFSGRMARAVAERRDIKPFERTADLAEVLKVANPAWEKGKNPATRAFQGLRIHVNNELGDLETGLEAALDALEVGGRLVVISFHSLEDRIVKLFMRKLVKGEADNLPRNLPVRHVAFEPKIKVHGKAQTASDAELKANPRSRSAVMRVAEKLR encoded by the coding sequence GTGACTATTGATAGCGGCTTTAACCACATCACCGTACTGCTTGACGAAGCCGTCGAGGCTCTCGCCGTACGTCCTGATGGCTGCTATCTGGACGGTACGTTCGGACGCGGCGGGCACAGCCGGTTGATCCTCAGCCAGCTCGGGCCGGACGGTCGGCTCATCGGATTCGACAAAGATCCACAAGCGATTGCCACCGGGCAAACGCTAGCGGCCGAAGACGGCCGCTTTGTCGTTGTGCAGCGCAGCTTTGCCGAGCTGGGTTCGGAAGTGTCCGAGCGCGGTCTGGCCGGCAAGGTCAGCGGTATCCTGCTGGATCTCGGCGTGTCTTCGCCGCAGCTTGACGACGCCGAGCGTGGCTTCAGCTTCCTCAACGACGGCCCGCTGGACATGCGCATGGATCCGTCCCGTGGCATCAGCGCCGCCGAGTTCGTCAACACCGCGCCGGTGGAAGAAATCGCCCGGGTGTTCAAGGAATACGGTGAAGAACGTTTCTCCGGCCGTATGGCCCGTGCCGTGGCCGAGCGTCGCGATATCAAGCCGTTCGAGCGCACCGCCGATCTGGCTGAAGTGTTGAAAGTCGCCAACCCGGCGTGGGAGAAGGGCAAGAACCCGGCGACCCGTGCTTTCCAGGGTTTGCGCATTCACGTCAACAACGAACTGGGCGATCTGGAAACCGGCCTCGAAGCCGCGCTGGATGCGCTGGAAGTGGGCGGCCGCCTGGTCGTCATCAGCTTCCACTCGCTGGAAGACCGCATCGTCAAACTGTTCATGCGCAAGCTGGTGAAAGGCGAAGCCGACAACCTGCCGCGCAACCTGCCGGTTCGCCATGTCGCGTTCGAACCGAAAATCAAAGTCCATGGCAAAGCGCAGACGGCCTCCGACGCCGAACTCAAAGCCAACCCACGTTCCCGTAGCGCTGTCATGCGTGTCGCGGAGAAGTTGCGGTGA
- the mraZ gene encoding division/cell wall cluster transcriptional repressor MraZ produces the protein MFRGANAISLDAKGRLAMPSRYRDELVSRSSGQLIVTIDAVDPCLCVYPLDEWEIIETKLRALPSLREENRRLQRLLIGNAVDLELDGSGRFLVPPRLREYAKLDKRAMLVGQLNKFQLWDEDAWNAVSAADLAAIQQPGAMPDELRDLIL, from the coding sequence GTGTTTCGCGGAGCTAACGCTATCAGTCTCGATGCAAAGGGCCGTCTCGCCATGCCGAGCCGGTACCGTGACGAGCTCGTTTCGCGTAGTTCCGGCCAATTAATCGTCACGATCGATGCCGTTGACCCATGTTTGTGCGTTTACCCGCTCGACGAGTGGGAAATTATTGAAACCAAGTTGCGCGCGCTCCCTTCGCTTCGAGAAGAGAACCGTCGCCTGCAACGGTTATTGATTGGTAATGCCGTCGACCTCGAACTCGATGGCAGTGGTCGTTTTCTGGTTCCGCCGCGTCTGCGCGAATACGCCAAGCTCGATAAGCGCGCGATGCTGGTAGGCCAACTGAACAAGTTCCAACTGTGGGACGAGGATGCATGGAACGCGGTATCTGCCGCTGACCTTGCTGCTATTCAACAACCGGGCGCCATGCCTGACGAACTGCGTGATTTGATCCTGTGA
- the rsmI gene encoding 16S rRNA (cytidine(1402)-2'-O)-methyltransferase, which produces MTAPGSLNSAAGSLYVVATPIGNLDDISARALKILREVALIAAEDTRHSARLMQHFGIATPLAACHEHNERDEGSRFITRLLAGDNVALISDAGTPLISDPGYHLVRQARAAGINVVPVPGACALIAALSAAGLPSDRFIFEGFLPAKSVGRKARLEAVKEEPRTLIFYEAPHRILECLQDMEAVFGGERQALLAREITKTFETLKGLPLAELRAFVESDSNQQRGECVVLVAGWSAPESEDAVSSEAMRILDLLLEEMPLKRAAALAAQITGERKNVLYQVALDKQKGE; this is translated from the coding sequence TTGACTGCTCCAGGTTCCCTGAATTCCGCTGCTGGCTCGCTTTATGTGGTGGCGACGCCCATCGGCAACCTGGACGACATCAGTGCCCGGGCCCTGAAAATCCTTCGCGAGGTGGCATTGATTGCCGCTGAGGACACGCGCCACTCGGCGCGGTTGATGCAGCACTTCGGCATTGCCACGCCGTTGGCCGCATGCCATGAACACAACGAGCGTGATGAAGGTAGCCGCTTTATCACTCGGCTGCTGGCCGGCGACAATGTTGCGCTGATTTCCGATGCGGGTACGCCGCTGATTTCCGATCCGGGGTATCACCTGGTGCGTCAGGCACGGGCGGCGGGGATCAATGTGGTGCCGGTGCCGGGTGCCTGCGCGTTGATCGCGGCGCTGTCAGCGGCGGGACTGCCATCGGATCGCTTCATCTTTGAAGGGTTTCTGCCGGCCAAGTCGGTGGGGCGCAAGGCGCGACTGGAAGCGGTTAAAGAAGAGCCGCGCACGCTGATTTTCTATGAGGCCCCGCACCGCATTCTCGAATGCCTGCAGGACATGGAAGCGGTGTTCGGTGGCGAGCGTCAGGCCTTGCTGGCCCGCGAAATCACCAAGACGTTCGAAACGCTTAAAGGTTTGCCGCTGGCCGAGCTGCGGGCATTTGTCGAGTCCGACAGCAATCAGCAGCGCGGCGAGTGCGTGGTACTGGTGGCTGGCTGGTCGGCGCCGGAGTCTGAAGATGCGGTCAGCAGCGAGGCGATGCGCATCCTCGATTTGCTGCTGGAAGAGATGCCGCTCAAGCGCGCCGCCGCGCTGGCCGCACAAATCACCGGTGAGCGCAAAAACGTGCTTTACCAGGTTGCGCTGGACAAGCAGAAGGGCGAGTAA
- a CDS encoding penicillin-binding protein activator, translating to MIACLRLFTALCLAALLAACASSPSSSLGELPRTPDASIEQLLEQATQAKTPEKAALLRLSAADLAYRQGNAGQSAQILQQVPMEQLKPGQQIFANTLSAELAMTRNQPKAALTALSHPSLQHLSEMPEEQQVRTGTVHARALEADGQTLPAARERIFIAPMLKGEAASKNHEAIWTLIASLPTDQLQPNTSDDLGGWMGLALAVKTAGTLEQQQAAIDAWRAQNPKHPAAINLPLPLTKLKELASQPLSKIALLLPQDGPLAAVGKALREGFMAAHYQAQQAGQKPPAIEFYDSSKLTSMDEFYRKAQADGVQLVVGPLEKPLVKQLSTRPQLPITTLALNYSEGDQGPAQLFQFGLAAEDEAREVSRRARADGLHRAAIMVPKGEWGDRVLRAFSQDWQANGGSIVATERVDQPVQLAQQIADMFQLRQSEARAKSLQNAAGTNVAAQPSRRQDIEFIFLAATPQQAQQIKPTLNFQYAGDVPVYATSHVYSASGDVNQYNDMNGIRFCETPWLLETSDPLRQQVVAQWPQAAGSLGRLYAMGVDAYRLAPRLGQLKALPDSRIEGESGNLGMTQTQRVVRQLPWAQFVSGQVQRLPDTPR from the coding sequence ATGATCGCTTGCCTGCGGCTGTTCACTGCCCTCTGCCTCGCTGCCTTGCTGGCGGCCTGCGCCAGCTCCCCTTCCTCCAGCCTTGGCGAACTTCCACGGACCCCAGATGCCAGCATCGAGCAACTGCTCGAACAGGCTACCCAGGCCAAGACCCCGGAAAAAGCCGCTCTGTTGCGCCTGAGCGCGGCAGACCTGGCTTACCGCCAGGGCAACGCTGGCCAGTCCGCGCAGATCCTGCAACAAGTGCCAATGGAGCAGTTGAAGCCTGGCCAGCAGATTTTCGCCAACACCCTGTCTGCTGAACTGGCAATGACTCGCAATCAGCCAAAAGCTGCGCTGACCGCTCTGAGCCATCCAAGCCTGCAGCACCTGAGCGAGATGCCGGAAGAGCAGCAGGTGCGCACCGGCACCGTGCACGCCCGCGCACTGGAAGCCGACGGCCAGACCCTGCCTGCCGCACGCGAGCGCATCTTTATCGCGCCAATGCTCAAAGGCGAAGCCGCCAGCAAGAACCACGAAGCGATCTGGACCCTGATCGCCTCGCTGCCGACCGATCAACTGCAACCCAACACCTCCGACGATCTCGGTGGCTGGATGGGACTGGCCCTGGCGGTGAAAACTGCCGGCACCCTGGAACAGCAGCAAGCCGCGATCGATGCCTGGCGTGCGCAGAATCCAAAGCACCCGGCTGCGATCAACCTGCCGCTGCCGCTGACCAAACTCAAGGAGCTGGCCAGCCAGCCCCTGAGCAAGATCGCCCTGCTGCTGCCACAGGACGGCCCGCTGGCCGCCGTTGGCAAAGCCCTGCGTGAAGGCTTCATGGCGGCGCACTACCAGGCCCAACAAGCCGGACAGAAGCCGCCTGCCATCGAGTTCTATGACAGCTCGAAACTGACCTCGATGGACGAGTTCTACCGCAAGGCGCAGGCCGATGGCGTGCAACTGGTGGTTGGTCCACTGGAAAAGCCACTGGTCAAACAACTGAGCACTCGCCCGCAACTGCCGATCACCACCCTCGCACTGAACTACAGCGAAGGCGATCAGGGCCCGGCGCAACTGTTCCAGTTCGGTCTGGCCGCTGAAGACGAAGCACGCGAAGTCTCGCGCCGTGCCCGTGCTGATGGCCTGCATCGCGCCGCAATCATGGTGCCGAAAGGCGAATGGGGCGACCGCGTGTTGCGCGCATTCAGCCAGGATTGGCAGGCCAACGGCGGCAGCATCGTCGCCACCGAACGCGTTGATCAGCCGGTGCAACTGGCCCAGCAGATCGCCGACATGTTCCAGCTGCGTCAAAGCGAAGCCCGCGCCAAGAGCCTGCAGAACGCCGCCGGCACCAACGTCGCCGCGCAGCCTTCGCGTCGTCAGGACATCGAATTCATCTTCCTGGCCGCCACTCCGCAACAGGCACAGCAGATCAAGCCGACGCTGAACTTCCAGTACGCCGGTGACGTTCCGGTCTACGCCACCTCCCACGTCTACAGCGCCAGCGGCGATGTGAATCAGTACAACGACATGAACGGCATTCGCTTCTGTGAAACACCGTGGCTGCTGGAGACCAGCGATCCGCTGCGCCAACAAGTGGTTGCACAGTGGCCGCAGGCTGCCGGCAGCCTTGGCCGCCTGTACGCGATGGGCGTGGACGCCTATCGCCTGGCTCCGCGCCTGGGCCAACTCAAAGCCCTGCCAGACAGCCGCATCGAAGGTGAATCGGGCAACCTCGGCATGACCCAGACCCAACGCGTCGTGCGTCAGCTGCCTTGGGCACAGTTCGTCAGCGGTCAGGTTCAACGCCTGCCGGACACGCCGCGCTGA
- a CDS encoding YraN family protein encodes MPDSSHLQSGKDAERQALEHLQHQGLRLLAQNWSCKRGELDLVMLDGDTVVFVEVRYRKNTQWGGALASIDERKRQKLIFAAQYFLQRESRWADSPCRFDVVAIDRHPNQLNWLQNAFDG; translated from the coding sequence ATGCCCGACAGCTCGCACCTGCAAAGCGGTAAGGATGCCGAGCGCCAGGCGCTCGAGCATCTGCAACACCAGGGTCTGCGCCTGCTGGCGCAGAACTGGTCATGCAAACGCGGCGAGCTTGATCTGGTCATGCTTGATGGCGATACAGTAGTATTCGTTGAAGTCCGCTACAGAAAAAACACTCAATGGGGTGGCGCGCTCGCTAGCATCGATGAGCGCAAACGGCAGAAACTGATTTTCGCCGCGCAGTATTTTCTTCAGCGCGAGTCGCGCTGGGCCGATTCCCCTTGCCGCTTCGACGTGGTGGCCATCGACAGGCACCCGAATCAGTTGAACTGGTTGCAGAATGCTTTCGATGGTTGA
- a CDS encoding phosphoheptose isomerase, with the protein MDMQSRIRQLFQASIDTKQQAMDVLAPHIEQASQIMVNALLNEGKMLSCGNGGSAGDAQHFSSELLNRFERERPSLPAIALTTDSSTITSIANDYSYNEVFSKQIRALGQPGDVLLAISTSGNSANIIQAIQAAHDREMVVVALTGRDGGGMASLLLPEDVEIRVPAHVTARIQEVHLLAIHCLCDLIDSQLFGSEE; encoded by the coding sequence ATGGACATGCAATCCCGAATTCGCCAGCTTTTCCAGGCCAGTATCGACACCAAGCAACAGGCGATGGACGTACTTGCACCGCACATCGAGCAAGCCAGCCAGATCATGGTCAACGCCCTGCTGAACGAAGGCAAAATGCTTTCCTGTGGCAACGGCGGCTCTGCCGGCGACGCCCAGCACTTTTCCTCGGAGCTGCTGAACCGCTTCGAACGCGAACGCCCGAGCCTGCCCGCCATCGCCCTGACCACGGACAGCTCGACGATCACCTCGATCGCCAATGACTACAGCTACAACGAAGTGTTCTCCAAGCAGATCCGCGCACTCGGTCAGCCAGGCGATGTGTTGCTGGCCATTTCGACCAGCGGCAACTCGGCAAACATTATTCAAGCGATCCAGGCCGCACATGATCGCGAAATGGTTGTCGTAGCATTGACTGGCCGCGATGGCGGCGGCATGGCATCGTTGCTGTTGCCTGAAGACGTCGAAATCCGTGTACCGGCCCATGTCACCGCACGTATTCAAGAAGTCCATCTGCTGGCGATCCATTGCCTCTGCGATCTGATCGACAGCCAATTGTTCGGGAGTGAAGAATGA
- a CDS encoding BON domain-containing protein, which translates to MTPNRLGLLALTLCLGISGCTSVVNASREAPIEDDRGTRTFGSKIDDSLIETKVGVNVAKADPALDKDSHIVVTSFNGVVLLAGQTPREDLKAKAEQAAANVQRVKKVHNELQVITPSSFLARQNDSWLTTKIKTQMLTDASIPGSRIKVVTENGIVYLLGLLTKQEAQQATNLVQGVSGVQKIVKLFEYID; encoded by the coding sequence ATGACCCCTAATCGCCTTGGCCTTCTGGCCTTGACCCTGTGCCTCGGCATCAGCGGCTGCACTTCGGTGGTGAATGCCAGCCGTGAAGCACCGATTGAAGACGACCGCGGCACCCGAACCTTCGGCAGCAAAATCGACGACTCGCTGATCGAGACCAAAGTCGGCGTCAACGTGGCCAAGGCCGACCCGGCCCTGGACAAGGACTCGCACATCGTCGTCACCAGCTTCAACGGCGTGGTGTTGCTTGCCGGCCAGACGCCGCGCGAAGACCTCAAGGCCAAGGCCGAACAGGCCGCTGCCAACGTCCAGCGCGTGAAGAAGGTGCACAACGAGCTGCAAGTGATCACGCCTTCAAGCTTCCTCGCCCGCCAGAACGACTCCTGGCTGACCACCAAGATCAAGACCCAGATGCTGACCGATGCCAGCATTCCAGGCTCGCGCATCAAAGTCGTGACCGAGAACGGCATCGTCTATCTGCTGGGCCTGCTGACCAAACAGGAAGCCCAACAGGCGACCAACCTGGTGCAAGGCGTTTCCGGCGTGCAAAAGATCGTCAAGCTGTTCGAATACATCGACTGA